Proteins encoded by one window of uncultured Draconibacterium sp.:
- the kynU gene encoding kynureninase translates to MTTDQNFTLAEKLDRDDPLHKFRSLFYIDSENTIYLDGNSLGRLPVKTKELLTKVVEKQWGAELIESWNQHWYQKPMQLGDKIAPIIGASEGEVIVSDSTSINLYKLAHAALNLQKGKTTIVSDDLNFPTDLYILQGLLKEFGPEYKLELAQTNDGISIKTEEIKSKITKDTALVVLSLVAFKSAFMYQLEEITEYAHKMGALVLWDLSHAAGAVEIELNQSNADLAVGCTYKYMNGGPGSPAFLYVRKDLQEKLSSPIQGWFGDALPFEFDLNYRPAQGIRRFLAGTPPVLNLMATEPGIDMINKAGMANMHKKSIRLSGFFLSMVESELYKYGFEIGTPTESEKRGSHVSLKHKEAFRICQALIRPKTSTIKIIPDFREPDNIRFGFTPLYTTYKEVWQTVHRLREIIENKEYEQFSTQRSDVT, encoded by the coding sequence ATGACAACTGACCAAAACTTTACTTTAGCCGAAAAACTTGACAGAGACGATCCGTTGCATAAATTCAGAAGCCTGTTTTACATCGACTCGGAGAATACGATTTACCTGGATGGAAATTCGCTTGGCCGCCTTCCGGTAAAAACAAAAGAATTACTCACCAAAGTGGTAGAAAAACAGTGGGGTGCCGAATTGATTGAAAGCTGGAACCAACACTGGTATCAAAAACCCATGCAGCTTGGCGATAAAATTGCACCAATTATCGGCGCTTCAGAGGGAGAAGTTATTGTTTCGGATAGCACATCAATTAACCTTTATAAACTGGCACACGCTGCTTTGAATTTGCAGAAAGGAAAAACAACAATTGTAAGCGACGACCTTAATTTCCCAACCGACCTATATATTTTGCAAGGACTGTTAAAAGAGTTTGGCCCGGAATACAAACTTGAGCTGGCACAAACAAACGACGGCATTTCCATAAAAACAGAAGAAATAAAATCAAAGATCACAAAAGATACTGCACTGGTTGTTTTGTCGTTGGTGGCATTTAAAAGTGCTTTTATGTATCAGTTGGAGGAAATAACGGAGTACGCTCATAAAATGGGAGCACTTGTACTTTGGGATCTGAGTCATGCAGCGGGTGCTGTTGAAATTGAGCTGAACCAGAGCAATGCAGACCTGGCTGTGGGCTGCACCTACAAATACATGAACGGCGGTCCGGGTTCGCCGGCTTTTTTATACGTTCGAAAAGACTTGCAGGAAAAACTGTCATCCCCAATTCAGGGTTGGTTTGGCGATGCTTTACCTTTCGAATTTGATTTGAACTACCGCCCGGCACAAGGAATTCGCAGATTCCTCGCAGGAACTCCACCGGTGCTTAACCTTATGGCCACAGAACCGGGTATAGACATGATTAACAAGGCCGGGATGGCCAACATGCACAAAAAAAGCATCCGGCTTTCCGGGTTCTTTCTTTCCATGGTTGAATCAGAATTATACAAATATGGTTTTGAAATCGGAACTCCAACAGAGTCTGAAAAAAGAGGATCGCATGTATCGCTGAAACACAAGGAAGCATTTCGGATTTGTCAGGCATTGATTCGGCCCAAAACATCAACAATTAAAATCATTCCTGATTTTCGCGAACCTGATAATATTCGTTTTGGCTTTACACCATTGTACACTACTTACAAAGAAGTTTGGCAAACAGTACATCGCCTTCGGGAAATAATAGAGAACAAAGAATACGAGCAATTTTCAACGCAACGATCAGACGTTACCTAA
- a CDS encoding SGNH/GDSL hydrolase family protein → MSRILFIFLIFAGLACTDKENPVIMNVQAEPGNSGKNDQDSTFYYLALGDSYTIGESVEENERFPVQLVEKLKDQGFKMQPAKIVARTGWTTDELAAAIENENLKESYNLVTLLIGVNNQYRGRSADEYRGEFRELLQTAIDFANNKSQNVIVISIPDYGVTPFGQNRNPEQIAKEIDEYNAINFQETLQANARYVEITAISREALNNETLVASDGLHPSGEIYRRWVEKILPEAKEILESQNK, encoded by the coding sequence ATGAGCCGGATACTTTTTATATTTTTGATTTTTGCAGGACTGGCCTGCACCGATAAAGAAAATCCTGTAATTATGAATGTACAAGCTGAACCTGGTAATTCTGGCAAAAACGATCAGGATTCTACCTTTTACTATCTCGCTTTGGGCGACTCGTACACCATTGGCGAAAGCGTGGAGGAAAATGAACGTTTTCCGGTGCAGCTAGTTGAAAAACTAAAAGACCAGGGTTTTAAAATGCAACCGGCAAAAATTGTTGCACGTACCGGTTGGACAACCGATGAATTGGCTGCCGCCATCGAAAATGAAAATTTAAAAGAATCATACAACCTGGTAACCTTATTAATTGGCGTAAACAACCAGTATCGTGGAAGAAGCGCCGATGAATACAGGGGAGAATTCAGAGAACTTTTGCAAACTGCTATTGATTTCGCGAATAACAAATCTCAAAACGTAATTGTAATTTCAATACCCGATTACGGCGTAACACCTTTTGGACAAAACCGTAATCCGGAGCAGATTGCCAAAGAAATAGATGAATACAACGCCATAAATTTCCAGGAGACATTACAGGCTAATGCGCGCTACGTGGAAATAACAGCCATTTCGCGCGAAGCACTAAACAACGAAACGCTGGTGGCTTCCGATGGTCTGCATCCATCGGGAGAAATCTACCGGCGCTGGGTAGAAAAAATTCTTCCTGAAGCAAAAGAAATACTCGAGAGCCAAAATAAATGA